Proteins from one Cryptomeria japonica chromosome 4, Sugi_1.0, whole genome shotgun sequence genomic window:
- the LOC131071034 gene encoding putative leucine-rich repeat receptor-like protein kinase At2g19210, which translates to MNYNIEGLEKINAMVVDYRSYHSELVKDLGGDDMVAGDSKTIGPNSRNQEQKQQQGQPGFISLDCGGTENYTDDAGIQWMPDDPYINSGQKFNLSNAAVGGEGSRQLTSLRRFPEKRKSCYQLTPVQIGTKYLLRGTFFNGNHDNLSSPPQFDLLLDSDVWYSFSFSDPNELVVQKEIILMAKFDPTNVCLARNNLSIGSPIISSLELRPLNHNMYWPVNRDFSLLRIVYSNYGPQGSSDLRYPDDQFDRLWYPSSLDFPTITTSMEVSMGVAYDQPPSLVMQGAVTSNPNSPSVISIPLQQSARYGNLYISVYFAELKADLNATSLREFDFFLDDKKLNSDPIQPKYLQSSNVSVRVPYGITNSMAFCFQATNRSTLPPIGNALEWYRQSSQNQQGTFTKDVEAINIVQQQINYSYVGDPCLPTQHSWDWLTSSNDISPRIVILNLASRGLTGSIQAKISSLTALEIIDLSDNNLNEAIPESLASLTNLKKVDLENNDLTGTEPAALESKKNLNLSLSGNVHLCYEGHNFCRRKSTKKGLIIGLVVAGGVIALFIVCCIAVVIIRKNFRRSEDAESLVAPYSQIVIEAISREYSYEEVKEMTNDFSTEIGRGGYGPVYYGKLNIGRELAVKRSSETSTQGTHEFKTEAVLLLKAHHKNLVSLVGYCCEGAHRILIYEFMPNGNLHQLLYGNLLLCFYSYVTVII; encoded by the exons TCAACCCG GATTCATTAGCCTCGACTGCGGAGGCACCGAAAACTACACAGATGATGCTGGAATACAATGGATGCCAGATGACCCTTACATCAATTCTGGACAGAAATTTAATCTTTCAAATGCTGCTGTTGGAGGAGAAGGATCTAGGCAATTGACTAGCCTTAGAAGATTTCCCGAGAAAAGGAAAAGTTGTTACCAGTTAACGCCAGTGCAGATTGGAACAAAATATCTTCTCCGTGGAACATTCTTTAATGGGAACCATGACAATCTTAGCTCACCTCCACAGTTTGATCTCCTTTTGGACTCCGACGTTTGGTACAGCTTCTCATTTAGTGATCCAAACGAATTAGTTGTTCAGAAAGAAATCATTTTAATGGCAAAGTTCGATCCAACTAATGTCTGCCTTGCCCGAAATAATCTGAGTATTGGATCACCCATCATTTCTTCTTTGGAACTGCGACCTCTCAATCATAACATGTATTGGCCTGTCAACAGAGATTTTTCACTATTGAGGATAGTGTACAGCAACTATGGACCTCAAGGTTCTAGCGACCTCAG GTACCCGGATGACCAATTTGATAGACTTTGGTATCCATCTTCACTAGACTTTCCAACTATCACAACCAGTATGGAAGTATCTATGGGAGTGGCTTATGACCAACCTCCATCTCTTGTCATGCAAGGAGCAGTAACAAGCAACCCCAACTCCCCCTCAGTGATATCTATACCTTTGCAGCAGAGTGCGCGATATGGAAACCTTTATATTTCTGTGTATTTCGCTGAGTTGAAAGCTGATTTGAATGCAACAAGTCTTCGAGAATTTGACTTCTTTCTAGATGATAAAAAGCTTAATAGTGATCCCATTCagcccaaatatctgcaatcatCAAATGTATCTGTCCGCGTACCATATGGCATTACTAATAGTATGGCATTTTGCTTCCAAGCAACAAATCGTTCCACTTTGCCTCCAATAGGAAATGCTCTTGAATGGTATCGTCAAAGTTCTCAAAATCAACAAGGAACATTCACTAAAGATG TAGAAGCCATAAACATTGTTCAACAACAAATAAACtattcttatgtcggtgatccatgcTTGCCCACACAACATTCCTGGGATTGGTTAACTTCCAGTAATGATATATCACCTAGAATTGTGATTTT GAATCTAGCAAGCAGAGGCTTAACTGGTAGTATTCAGGCTAAAATTAGCAGTCTTACAGCATTGGAAATTAT TGATCTCTCTGACAACAATTTAAACGAAGCGATACCTGAATCGCTGGCTAGTTTGACAAACTTGAAGAAAGT TGATCTGGAGAACAACGACCTCACGGGAACAGAGCCTGCAGCTTTGGAAAGTAAGAAGAACCTAAACCTCAG TCTTTCCGGAAATGTGCATCTCTGTTACGAAGGTCACAATTTTTGTAGAAGGAAATCCACAAAAAAAGGTTTGATTATCGGTTTGGTTGTTGCTGGTGGTGTGATAGCACTATTCATCGTTTGCTGCATTGCCGTAGTAATAATTCGCAAAAATTTCAGAAGAAGCGAAGATGCAG AATCCTTGGTTGCCCCATATTCGCAAATTGTAATCGAAGCAATTTCCAGAGAATATAGCTACGAAGAGGTCAAAGAAATGACTAATGATTTTAGTACGGAAATTGGGCGAGGAGGATATGGACCTGTATACTACGGCAAGTTAAATATCGGAAGGGAGCTAGCCGTCAAAAGATCCTCAGAAACTTCTACACAAGGGACACATGAATTTAAAACGGAG GCTGTCTTGCTTTTGAAAGCGCACCACAAAAATCTTGTGTCTTTAGTAGGCTATTGCTGTGAAGGAGCACATCGAATATTGATTTACGAGTTTATGCCCAATGGAAATTTGCATCAACTTCTCTATGGCAATCTTCTGCTCTGTTTTTATTCTTATGTCACAGTTATAATCTAG